One part of the Sphingobium yanoikuyae genome encodes these proteins:
- a CDS encoding IS3 family transposase (programmed frameshift), with protein sequence MKPKPSLRKSPTKASAEAVVKDIRRQTRRHFSAEDKIRIVLDGLRGEDSIAELCRREGIAQSLYYTWSKEFMEAGKRRLAGDTARSATTGEVQDLRREARALKECVADLTLENRLLKKHDRGWGRRRMRYPAAEKLEIIRIVEQSHLPAKHTLDKLGIPRRTFYRWYDRFLEGGPESLEDRPCAPGRVWNRISEDVREQIVEMALDATELSPRELAVRFTDEKRYFVSEATVYRLLKAHDLITSPAYTVIKAADQFHTKTTRPNEMWQTDFTYFKIIGWGWMYLSTVLDDYSRYIIAWKLCTNMRAEDVTDTLDLALKASGCDSATVLHKPRLLSDNGPGYIAGELAEYIEAQQMSHVRGAPLHPQTQGKIERWHQTLKNRILLENYFLPGDLEAQIEAFVEHYNHQRYHESLSNVTPADAYFGRAPAIIRRRETIKRKTIEHRRLLHRKLAA encoded by the exons ATATTCGCCGACAGACGCGGCGGCATTTCTCGGCCGAAGACAAGATCCGCATCGTGCTCGACGGATTGCGCGGCGAGGACAGCATCGCCGAACTGTGCCGGCGTGAAGGCATTGCCCAGAGCCTCTACTACACCTGGTCGAAGGAGTTCATGGAAGCCGGCAAGCGCCGTCTTGCCGGTGACACCGCCCGCAGTGCGACAACGGGCGAGGTTCAGGACCTGCGCCGCGAAGCCCGTGCCCTCAAGGAATGCGTGGCCGATCTGACGCTGGAAAACCGTCTGCTC AAAAAGCATGATCGCGGATGGGGGCGACGACGAATGAGGTACCCTGCCGCAGAAAAGCTGGAGATCATCAGGATCGTCGAGCAGTCGCACCTGCCCGCCAAGCACACGCTGGATAAGCTCGGCATTCCCCGCCGGACGTTCTACCGCTGGTATGATCGCTTCCTCGAAGGCGGCCCCGAATCGCTGGAGGATCGCCCCTGTGCGCCAGGCCGGGTGTGGAACCGCATTTCCGAGGATGTCCGCGAGCAGATCGTCGAGATGGCGCTTGATGCGACCGAACTCTCCCCCCGCGAACTGGCCGTGCGCTTCACCGACGAGAAGCGCTACTTCGTGTCGGAGGCCACGGTTTACCGCCTGTTGAAGGCGCACGACCTGATCACCAGTCCGGCCTATACCGTGATCAAGGCCGCCGACCAGTTCCACACGAAGACCACCCGGCCGAACGAGATGTGGCAGACAGACTTCACCTACTTCAAGATCATCGGGTGGGGCTGGATGTACCTTTCGACCGTGCTCGACGACTATTCGCGCTACATCATCGCCTGGAAGCTGTGCACCAACATGCGCGCCGAGGACGTCACCGACACGCTCGACCTCGCTCTCAAGGCCTCGGGTTGCGATAGTGCCACGGTGCTGCACAAGCCCCGGCTGTTATCGGACAACGGCCCCGGCTACATCGCGGGCGAACTCGCCGAGTACATCGAGGCCCAGCAGATGAGCCACGTTCGCGGAGCCCCGTTGCATCCGCAAACTCAGGGCAAGATTGAGCGCTGGCACCAGACCTTGAAGAACCGCATCCTGCTGGAGAATTACTTCCTGCCCGGCGACCTCGAGGCCCAGATCGAGGCGTTCGTGGAGCACTACAATCACCAGCGCTACCACGAGAGCCTGAGCAACGTGACCCCGGCAGACGCCTACTTCGGCAGGGCTCCCGCCATCATCAGGCGCCGCGAAACCATCAAGCGAAAGACCATCGAACATCGCCGCTTGCTTCACCGCAAGCTCGCCGCCTAA
- a CDS encoding PepSY-associated TM helix domain-containing protein has product MRGARRVLRLWHRCFGIGAGLWLLLLAVTGCAITFYDELDRWLNPDWRHIAQPWTDAPQLDAALANAARRLPAFTPRLIDLPDAPSHSILIVGSLARPGEGPRPAQLFADPRNGHVLGWREGGRLAFDRHHVMDTLYALHMDLMLGETMAWFLGLVALAWVLDHLPAIILAIPRLGKWRTAFQVQGRGFNLRRLFDLHRAPGVWAFPITLTLAITGLCLSWQEEMRSLVSLASPVSERLHYSLPPMSGASHAVPIDPILQQMGVQGRRIDMIQLLPHQGLYAFRAHDPRDLDGMGRLWLYVRQQDGRAAGARHDNGVSAGDHFFAWQYPLHSGKAFGLAGRIAIFCAGIATVLTAITGILLFMFRVDGRRRSREKG; this is encoded by the coding sequence ATGCGCGGCGCGCGCCGGGTGCTTCGGCTCTGGCATCGATGCTTCGGCATCGGTGCCGGGCTATGGCTGTTGCTGCTGGCGGTGACCGGCTGCGCCATCACCTTCTATGATGAGCTCGACCGCTGGCTGAACCCGGACTGGCGCCATATCGCGCAGCCCTGGACCGACGCGCCGCAGCTGGATGCCGCCCTGGCCAACGCCGCCCGGCGCCTGCCTGCGTTCACGCCGCGACTCATCGACCTGCCGGACGCGCCATCGCACAGTATCTTGATCGTAGGCAGCCTGGCGCGACCGGGCGAAGGTCCGCGACCGGCCCAGCTTTTCGCCGATCCGCGCAACGGCCATGTCCTTGGCTGGCGGGAAGGCGGCAGGCTGGCCTTCGACCGGCACCATGTCATGGACACCCTTTATGCGCTGCACATGGACCTGATGCTCGGCGAAACAATGGCCTGGTTTCTGGGGCTGGTCGCGCTGGCATGGGTGCTCGATCATCTGCCCGCGATCATCCTTGCCATCCCGCGCCTCGGCAAATGGCGTACCGCCTTTCAGGTGCAGGGGCGCGGCTTCAACCTGCGCCGCCTGTTCGACCTGCACCGGGCGCCGGGCGTCTGGGCCTTCCCGATCACTTTGACACTGGCGATCACCGGCCTGTGCCTGAGCTGGCAGGAGGAGATGCGGTCATTGGTCAGCTTGGCCTCTCCGGTTTCGGAGCGGCTCCATTATAGTCTGCCGCCCATGTCCGGTGCTTCGCACGCCGTGCCTATCGACCCAATCCTGCAACAGATGGGCGTGCAAGGCCGGCGGATCGACATGATCCAGTTGCTCCCGCACCAGGGCCTATATGCCTTTCGCGCGCATGATCCGCGCGATCTCGACGGCATGGGGCGGCTTTGGCTCTATGTCCGTCAGCAGGATGGAAGAGCTGCCGGTGCAAGGCACGATAACGGTGTATCCGCTGGCGATCATTTCTTCGCCTGGCAATATCCGCTGCATTCCGGCAAGGCCTTTGGTCTGGCCGGCAGGATCGCCATATTTTGCGCCGGCATCGCCACGGTTCTAACCGCGATCACCGGCATTCTGCTTTTCATGTTTCGTGTCGATGGGCGTCGGCGAAGCAGAGAAAAAGGCTAA